One genomic window of Cricetulus griseus strain 17A/GY chromosome 3, alternate assembly CriGri-PICRH-1.0, whole genome shotgun sequence includes the following:
- the LOC100774110 gene encoding transforming growth factor beta activator LRRC32: MGMALNSGGLGRLPLVTSLDLSGNSLYGSLVEQLLGEAPSLHTLSLAENSLTRLARHTFWGMPALEQLDLHSNILMDIEDGAFEALPQLTHLNLSRNSLTCISDFSLQQLQVLDLSCNSIEAFQTAPEPQAQFQLTWLDLRENKLLQFPDLAAFPRLIYLNISNNLIQLPAGLPQDSEDLHAPSEGWSASLLSNPNRNASANPLSQLLNLDLSYNEIELVPASFLEHLTSLRFLNLSRNCLRSFEARHVGSLPCLVLLDLSHNVLEALELGTKVLGSLKTLLLQDNALQELPPYTFASLASLQRLNLRGNQVSPCGGRVEPGPPGCVDFSGIPTLHVLNMAGNSMEMLRAGSFLHTPLTELDLSDNPGLDVATGALVGLEASLEVLKLQGNGLTVLKVDLPCFRRLKLLNLSENRLSHLPAWTQAVSLEVLDLRNNSFSLLPGNAMGGLETSLRRLYLQGNPLSCCGNGWLAAQLHQGRVDVDATQDLVCRFSSQEEVSLSHVRPEDCEKGGLKDINLILILTFTVASAIILTTLATCCFLRRQKFSQQYKA, encoded by the coding sequence ATGGGCATGGCACTGAACAGTGGAGGTTTAGGCCGCCTGCCCCTTGTGACCTCCCTGGACCTGTCTGGGAACAGCCTATATGGTAGCCTGGTGGAGCAGCTGTTGGGTGAGGCCCCGAGCCTGCACACCCTTTCACTGGCAGAGAACAGCCTCACTCGCCTGGCACGCCACACCTTCTGGGGCATGCCAGCCCTAGAGCAGTTGGACCTCCACAGCAACATCCTGATGGACATTGAGGATGGCGCCTTCGAGGCCCTGCCCCAGCTGACCCACCTCAATCTCTCCAGGAACTCCCTTACCTGCATCTCGGACTTCAGCCTCCAGCAGCTGCAGGTACTTGACCTGAGCTGCAACAGCATTGAGGCCTTCCAGACGGCCCCGGAACCCCAAGCCCAGTTCCAGCTGACATGGCTAGACCTAAGGGAGAACAAGCTGCTCCAATTCCCGGACCTAGCCGCATTCCCAAGACTCATCTACCTGAACATATCCAACAACCTCATTCAGCTCCCTGCAGGGTTGCCCCAGGACAGTGAGGACCTCCATGCACCCTCTGAGGGCTGGTCAGCCTCTCTACTGTCCAACCCCAACCGGAATGCCAGCGCCAATCCCCTCTCCCAGCTCCTGAACCTGGATTTGAGTTACAATGAGATTGAGCTGGTCCCTGCCAGCTTTCTGGAACATCTGACCTCCCTGCGCTTCCTCAACCTCAGCAGAAACTGCCTGCGATCCTTTGAGGCCCGACATGTGGGCTCCCTGCCCTGCCTAGTGCTTTTGGACTTGAGCCACAATGTGCTGGAAGCATTGGAACTGGGCACCAAAGTCCTGGGGTCCCTGAAGACATTGCTTCTGCAGGACAATGCCCTGCAAGAACTGCCACCCTATACCTTTGCCAGCCTGGCCAGCCTGCAGAGGCTCAACCTACGGGGAAACCAGGTCAGTCCCTGTGGAGGACGAGTAGAACCAGGTCCCCCAGGCTGTGTGGACTTCTCTGGGATCCCCACCCTTCATGTTCTGAACATGGCAGGGAACTCAATGGAGATGCTCAGGGCAGGCAGCTTTCTCCACACCCCACTTACGGAGCTGGACCTCTCTGACAATCCTGGTTTGGATGTGGCCACAGGAGCCTTGGTGGGCCTGGAGGCATCCTTGGAGGTACTGAAACTTCAAGGCAATGGACTGACTGTCTTGAAGGTGGACTTGCCATGCTTCCGCCGTCTCAAGCTCCTTAACCTTTCTGAGAACCGCCTCAGCCACCTGCCTGCCTGGACACAGGCTGTATCCCTGGAGGTGCTGGATCTGCGGAACAACAGCTTCAGCCTCTTGCCAGGCAATGCCATGGGTGGCCTGGAGACCAGCCTCCGGCGCCTGTATTTGCAGGGCAACCCACTCAGCTGCTGCGGCAACGGCTGGCTGGCAGCTCAGTTACACCAGGGCCGAGTGGACGTGGATGCTACTCAGGACCTAGTCTGCCGCTTCAGCTCCCAAGAGGAGGTGTCCCTGAGCCACGTGCGTCCAGAGGATTGTGAGAAGGGGGGGCTCAAGGACATCaacctcatcctcatcctcacctTCACAGTGGCCTCTGCCATCATCCTCACCACACTGGCCACCTGCTGCTTCCTCCGCAGGCAGAAGTTCAGCCAACAATACAAAGCCTAG
- the LOC118238489 gene encoding transforming growth factor beta activator LRRC32-like → MSHQILLLLAMLTLGLAISQHRDQMPCRTFPPVCRWEVELGGTSFPPSGRKQSSG, encoded by the exons ATGAGCCACCAGATCCTGCTACTCCTGGCCATGCTGACCCTGGGCCTGGCTATCTCTCAGCACCGAGACCAAATGCCCTGTAGGACG TTTCCTCCTGTGTGTCGATGGGAGGTGGAGTTGGGTGGCACGTCCTTTCCCCCATCAGGGAGAAAGCAGAGCAGTGGCTGA